The window TCACCTATATAGACAATGATCTCGTTGAAGATCATTTCGATATCTTTACCATCTCCCTCAGCAAATTTTCTCTGAAGGAAGCGACAACCGTACTGATCTTTGGCCATGTGATATATCTTCGCTTTTGTACCTGCAGGAGAGTTATACTTTGGAGGTTGTTGCAATGTCAAGTTGTTGAGGCTCACTGCAAGATCTTCGTTGAACCAAAGTCTTCTTCCGCTTTGTGTATCATCATCTCCAGCACCGTAGTTTATGACTTTAGCGGTGTTTGATCTCATAAGgatcttctctggatagtaCATTCTCTTCCTTACCACCCCATCCAAACTCCTCAGGCTTTCATCACCATCATGAGCTCGGTGATAATCGAAATGTTCCCGTCTTGGAGGAGTTTCCATCAAAGGGTTGTTGTTGTAAAGGTAGAGGCAATGAGGGTTCAGAGACATGTAGTGTTCTTCTTGCAGATTCATCCTCCCTTCTTCGTTACTCCTCCAGTTGATATGAGACTGATGATCCAAAGCGTGATTGTGAGGCTGCGGCTGAGCATTCTGAAAGTAACCAACATGTTGCAGCTTCCTAAACATTTGTGGATCGAGTTTTCTTGAATCAAACTTGTCATACACAAAAGGTGAGCTACTTGGAGAGTTGTAAGAAGGAGTGAACGTATCATGGGGGTACTCCAGAGTTTGATTTGGGGTTCCAAAGTTTAAGTTTCCTTCAGCAAATGCAGAGAGGCCACCAGGAAGATCTTGGATTATGGATGGTGATGATCTTCTTGAGCTAAAACACATAGGGAAAGGGCTAAAGTCGTTTCCTGAAGTAACTTTTGGAATCTCTCCAAGAAGCTTCTCAAACTCATCAAACTCTGGCTCATTTCTTCTTCT of the Brassica rapa cultivar Chiifu-401-42 chromosome A03, CAAS_Brap_v3.01, whole genome shotgun sequence genome contains:
- the LOC103856921 gene encoding pumilio homolog 12-like, with translation MGHRRRNEPEFDEFEKLLGEIPKVTSGNDFSPFPMCFSSRRSSPSIIQDLPGGLSAFAEGNLNFGTPNQTLEYPHDTFTPSYNSPSSSPFVYDKFDSRKLDPQMFRKLQHVGYFQNAQPQPHNHALDHQSHINWRSNEEGRMNLQEEHYMSLNPHCLYLYNNNPLMETPPRREHFDYHRAHDGDESLRSLDGVVRKRMYYPEKILMRSNTAKVINYGAGDDDTQSGRRLWFNEDLAVSLNNLTLQQPPKYNSPAGTKAKIYHMAKDQYGCRFLQRKFAEGDGKDIEMIFNEIIVYIGELMVDPFGNYLVQKLLEVCSQDQRMQIVHSITRKQGVLIKISCDMHGTRVVQKMVETVKRQEEVSMIMSALKHGVVSLIKSVNGNHVVQRCLQYLLPHCEKFLFEVVIAHCVDLATDQHGCCVLQKCIGYSKGEQKYHLVTEIASNALLLSQHPFGNYVVQYVLELQLQWAINGILEQLEGNYTELSMQKCSSNVVEKCLRLADDKHLTRIIRELVNYGLLDQVMLDPYGNYVIQAALKRSKGTTAYGLLVDAIKLHVPSLRTNPYGRKVLSALCSKK